In a genomic window of Methanoregula sp. UBA64:
- a CDS encoding tRNA (guanine(26)-N(2))-dimethyltransferase, whose amino-acid sequence MDLTEATEGKTTMLVPVQDTGGQFPPGTAPVFFNRRMEINRDATILLLSVLKPSDYVDAMGATGVRGLRVANETGVPTTINDKDPEAIPVIQENVKRLGLPVTVTCRDACSLLFEQSFDAVDLDPYGSPAPFTDAGIRGCRRFLMVTATDTAPLCGAHLHAGIRRYYARPANTMYHAEVGLRILMAFIARETVKYDRGVEPLFCFAREHFVRLHLRLTRGPQAADRTLARLGFVLQCPSCAYREEHPGMFPPSGTCPHCNKPLFPVGPLFLGNTFSDEILSQMQELLPSLELGTKKELGKILETCREELPTATFYDYHMLAQKLATSPPRIETVLERLRSAGYNASRTHLSGTGLKTDAPLPVINEALTGK is encoded by the coding sequence ATGGATCTCACCGAGGCAACGGAAGGAAAGACAACCATGCTTGTGCCGGTCCAGGATACCGGCGGGCAATTCCCACCGGGGACCGCACCGGTCTTTTTCAACCGCCGTATGGAGATCAACCGGGACGCGACCATCCTCCTCCTCTCGGTCCTCAAACCCTCCGATTACGTGGATGCCATGGGGGCGACCGGTGTCCGGGGCCTCCGGGTGGCAAACGAGACCGGGGTCCCGACGACCATCAACGACAAGGACCCCGAAGCAATCCCGGTCATACAGGAGAACGTAAAACGCCTCGGCCTTCCCGTGACGGTCACCTGCCGGGATGCCTGTTCGCTCCTCTTCGAGCAGTCGTTTGACGCAGTCGACCTCGACCCGTACGGTTCGCCGGCGCCGTTTACCGATGCCGGGATCCGTGGCTGCCGGCGCTTCCTTATGGTCACCGCAACCGACACCGCACCGCTCTGCGGGGCACACCTCCATGCCGGCATCCGCCGGTACTATGCCCGGCCGGCAAACACGATGTACCATGCGGAAGTCGGTCTCCGGATCCTCATGGCATTTATCGCACGGGAGACGGTGAAGTACGACAGGGGGGTCGAACCCCTCTTCTGCTTTGCCCGCGAGCACTTTGTCCGGCTCCACCTCCGGCTCACCCGGGGACCGCAGGCAGCCGACCGGACGCTCGCCCGCCTCGGGTTTGTGCTCCAGTGCCCCTCCTGTGCCTACCGCGAGGAGCACCCGGGTATGTTTCCCCCGTCCGGCACCTGCCCGCACTGCAATAAACCGCTCTTCCCGGTCGGGCCGCTCTTCCTCGGGAATACCTTCAGCGACGAGATCCTTTCACAGATGCAGGAGCTGCTCCCCTCGCTCGAACTCGGGACGAAAAAGGAACTGGGCAAAATCCTTGAAACCTGCCGGGAGGAACTGCCCACCGCCACCTTCTACGATTACCACATGCTCGCCCAGAAACTTGCCACATCGCCGCCACGGATAGAGACGGTTCTCGAACGGCTCCGTTCTGCCGGGTATAACGCGAGCAGGACGCACCTCTCGGGAACAGGGCTCAAAACCGATGCACCGCTGCCGGTCATCAACGAAGCACTTACCGGCAAATAA
- a CDS encoding FIST signal transduction protein, with product MTQKKPFAPTLAFVFGAVKLGLPDIARRLGTLNIPVFGSSSGGEIIARPGNSPVSEQSAVCCLLDIPPAYFSVELFDRNNGDAAEFGKQIGKWGAERFSHPAFILLIANLDNNGEEIIRGIESVCPTDTPIFGGFAGDTSIPKKPVVFTNDRHVTDGLVALVVDHDKVSVRGVTTSGWTGIGVDLVITSSKERTVYTINDRPALDVIEEYLNVTDADILPVAINFPLLVKRPDGIQILRTIFAADFPARSIRFAGNVPQGSKVMFSSSFGRNTTVTALHDMETYHTHHKKADLLLMFSCLARLKSSGPRVNDEITAAYNFWKCPLVGLFCCGEIGPAGTGTCELYNESISLVLFQIK from the coding sequence ATGACACAAAAAAAGCCATTTGCTCCCACACTTGCTTTTGTCTTTGGTGCGGTAAAACTCGGACTCCCCGATATTGCACGGCGTCTTGGCACTCTGAATATTCCGGTTTTTGGTTCATCGTCGGGAGGGGAGATAATCGCACGGCCCGGGAATTCCCCGGTCAGTGAACAATCCGCAGTATGCTGCCTCCTGGACATCCCACCGGCGTATTTTTCCGTGGAACTCTTTGATCGGAACAACGGTGATGCAGCGGAATTCGGAAAACAGATCGGGAAATGGGGTGCAGAACGGTTCTCCCATCCGGCATTTATTCTCCTGATTGCAAATCTCGATAACAATGGGGAGGAGATTATCAGAGGAATAGAAAGTGTTTGTCCGACGGATACACCCATTTTCGGAGGATTTGCCGGGGATACTTCCATCCCAAAAAAGCCGGTTGTCTTTACAAACGACAGGCATGTCACTGACGGGCTTGTCGCGCTTGTCGTGGATCACGATAAAGTATCGGTTCGCGGGGTTACGACCAGCGGATGGACCGGCATTGGTGTCGATCTCGTGATCACATCTTCAAAGGAACGTACGGTATACACTATCAATGATCGCCCTGCTCTCGATGTCATAGAGGAATACCTGAATGTGACCGATGCCGATATATTACCGGTAGCGATAAATTTCCCGTTGCTCGTAAAACGGCCTGACGGGATCCAGATCCTCCGCACGATCTTTGCTGCCGATTTTCCCGCACGATCTATCAGGTTTGCCGGCAATGTCCCGCAGGGATCGAAGGTGATGTTCTCAAGTTCGTTCGGGCGCAATACAACCGTTACAGCACTCCATGATATGGAAACCTATCACACCCACCATAAAAAAGCGGATCTTCTCCTCATGTTCAGCTGCCTTGCACGCCTGAAATCCTCCGGACCCCGGGTGAACGATGAGATCACTGCTGCGTATAACTTCTGGAAATGCCCTCTCGTGGGATTATTCTGCTGCGGGGAGATCGGTCCGGCCGGGACAGGTACCTGCGAACTCTATAACGAGAGTATCTCGCTTGTTCTTTTCCAGATCAAATAA